The Blautia pseudococcoides genome segment TGGCATAAGCTCCCACACGTTCAAAAATCAGTACATTTCCAACCCTCAAATTTTTAATTGCCACATTCTGCACCAATATATCATTAACCGTACAGAGAGATCCACAGACGGTATATGTTTTTTCTATACCAAACTCGTGCTCTGGGCTTACCTGAAGCTTCGGACAATACATACCTCTAATCTGTCCATCATAATGAATTTGATGAATCCCACCATCTACGATGCAGTAATTCCTGTCGTTGTTCAGCTTAATATCCTTTACGCTAGTCAGATAGTACCCACATCTTGCTGAAAGTGCACGTCCCATCTCCAGCATAACACTTCCTTTCCATTGCATTGCCGGAATTTGTTCGGCAATCATATGGATGTTTTCCTCCATCATATCCTGCTGTCCATCAAAATACGAAACAGGAATTCCAGGGCCATACTCCAATTCTTCTATTTGAAATCCGGATGTTTTTTCCAATTCCCTTAAAAAATTATCCAGATATGCTAACTCCTTTTTTATCTTTTCCATTGATTTTTTCTGTGTTCCGGAAAAGTAATGGATTCCCTGAATTTTCAAAAATGGACACATCTCCCTCATAGATACTATATTTTGAATAATTTCTGCATCCATGCCAAACTGATTTCCGCTGCTCAGTCTGAGATATACATGAATTACTTCATTATTAGCATCGCACCACTCTGCAAAGGCATGGAACTGATTCAGGGATTCAATGGTATAGGTACATGCTCCCCTGTAATATCTCAGAATTGAATAAATATCCTCTTTTTCCTTCAACACACCTGATATCAGTATTTTTTCAGGCTCGATTTCAAGTTTCCTACAAATTTCAAATTCTCCCATTGAGCAGACTTCGATCCGGTCTATGAGGGCTGCCATCTGCCTTGTCAAAAATGGATTGGCTTTCATAGCAAAACAAAGCCCTGCCTTCCCTGCCAGTTCATTCCGAATGAGCAATACCGTGTCTCTCATTTCGTCCATATTGAATACATAGAGAGGTGTACCATATCTCACAATTCCATATTCCAAATATTCCATTTCCATTTCATCACCCCAACTTCTGCCGGAAATACTCCCTGTCTATTTTTCCATTTTTGTTTAATGGCATCAAATCTGTTTTTATCAACTTATGAGGAATCATATAGGCCGGGAGTTTTTCCTTCATC includes the following:
- a CDS encoding diaminopimelate decarboxylase family protein; this translates as MEMEYLEYGIVRYGTPLYVFNMDEMRDTVLLIRNELAGKAGLCFAMKANPFLTRQMAALIDRIEVCSMGEFEICRKLEIEPEKILISGVLKEKEDIYSILRYYRGACTYTIESLNQFHAFAEWCDANNEVIHVYLRLSSGNQFGMDAEIIQNIVSMREMCPFLKIQGIHYFSGTQKKSMEKIKKELAYLDNFLRELEKTSGFQIEELEYGPGIPVSYFDGQQDMMEENIHMIAEQIPAMQWKGSVMLEMGRALSARCGYYLTSVKDIKLNNDRNYCIVDGGIHQIHYDGQIRGMYCPKLQVSPEHEFGIEKTYTVCGSLCTVNDILVQNVAIKNLRVGNVLIFERVGAYAITEGMAMFLSHELPQAAFYSKEMGWKLARKKLETYKWNMEDEIDDGSIDEYFNGN